The following proteins are encoded in a genomic region of Triticum dicoccoides isolate Atlit2015 ecotype Zavitan chromosome 1B, WEW_v2.0, whole genome shotgun sequence:
- the LOC119349272 gene encoding probable polygalacturonase At1g80170, with amino-acid sequence MVPGARAPAASVLRGLVALAGAAVLWFSGAAEARVLLTLDDFGAVGDGIANDTQAFVDAWTAACGSEEQAVLAVPVAKAYQIWPVQLSGPCKKKLKLLIAGTIVAPASPDEWAGRDPMKWLYIYGVDGLSVSGGGTIDGVGQEWWARSCKRKKTQPCNTRPPPRALHFEECRGVSVQGVTLQNGPQFHLSFTRCVDVKANFLRVVAPVDSPNTDGVHLNDSSRVQITDNLISTGDDCVSMVGNCSDVRVRDISCGPGHGISIGSLGKNRTTDRVENVRVDTCLLTNTTNGVRIKSWQGGMGSALDLRFESIVMKNVSNPIIIDQYYCDQPTPCANQTEAVEVRKVEFVDVRGTSATAQAIKIACSDTLPCRVLELRNVNLTMVGGGAATASCYRASGKAVGAVAPASCLAKGDP; translated from the exons ATGGTGCCCGGGGCGAGGGCTCCGGCGGCGTCCGTGCTGCGTGGGCTCGTGGCGCTCGCCGGCGCGGCCGTCTTGTGGTTCTCCGGCGCCGCCGAGGCCCGCGTCCTACTCACGCTCGACGACTTCGGCGCCGTCGGCGACGGCATTGCCAACGACACGCAG GCGTTCGTGGACGCGTGGACGGCGGCGTGCGGCTCGGAGGAGCAGGCCGTGCTCGCCGTGCCCGTCGCCAAGGCCTACCAGATCTGGCCGGTGCAGCTCTCCGGCCCCTGCAAGAAGAAGCTCAAGCTGCTG ATCGCCGGGACGATCGTGGCGCCGGCAAGCCCCGACGAGTGGGCGGGGAGGGACCCGATGAAGTGGCTCTACATCTACGGCGTGGACGGCCTGTCCGTGAGCGGCGGCGGCACCATCGACGGCGTCGGGCAGGAGTGGTGGGCGCGCTCCTGCAAGCGCAAGAAGACCCAG CCCTGCAACACGCGGCCTCCTCCTAGG GCGTTGCATTTCGAGGAGTGCAGGGGGGTGAGCGTGCAGGGCGTGACGCTGCAGAACGGGCCGCAGTTCCACCTGTCCTTCACGCGGTGCGTGGACGTGAAGGCCAACTTCCTCCGGGTGGTGGCGCCGGTGGACAGCCCCAACACCGACGGCGTCCACCTCAACGACTCCTCCCGCGTCCAGATCACGGACAACCTCATCTCCACGG GGGACGACTGCGTGTCGATGGTCGGCAACTGCTCGGACGTCCGCGTAAGAGACATCTCGTGCGGGCCCGGCCACGGTATCAG CATCGGGAGCCTGGGCAAGAACCGGACCACGGACAGGGTCGAGAACGTGAGGGTGGACACCTGCTTGCTCACCAACACCACCAACGGCGTCCGGATCAAGAGCTGGCAG GGGGGCATGGGCTCCGCCCTCGACCTGAGGTTCGAGAGCATCGTGATGAAGAACGTGTCCAACCCCATCATCATCGACCAGTACTACTGCGACCAGCCTACGCCCTGCGCGAACCAG ACAGAGGCTGTGGAGGTGCGCAAGGTGGAGTTCGTGGACGTGAGGGGCACGTCGGCGACGGCGCAGGCGATCAAGATCGCGTGCAGCGACACCTTGCCGTGCCGGGTGCTGGAGCTGAGGAACGTCAACCTCACCATGGTGGGCGGGGGCGCGGCCACGGCCTCCTGCTACAGGGCGTCCGGCAAGGCCGTTGGAGCCGTCGCCCCGGCGTCCTGCCTCGCCAAGGGTGACCCGTGA